The genome window CATCACATAGCGCTTTGGCATGCGCAGGGTAAAGCGGCTGCCCGCGCCGGGCGCGCTTTCGCACTCGACCGTGCCGCCTAATTTTTGCGTCACGATATTATAGACGATAAAAAGACCGAGCCCGGTTCCGCCGCTGGTTCTGCCGGTCGTGAAAAAAGGTTCGAAAATTTTTTGCCGGATTTCTTCGCTCATACCCCGCCCATTATCGGCAAACTGGAATACAATCTCTCCTTCCGCTTCGCGGATTTTAAAGAGCAGCGTTCCTGCCTCCCCCGGCGCAAAGCCATGCACGACGGCATTGACGACAAGATTGCTGATCACCTGCGCAAATGCACCGGGATAGCTTTCGATCTCCACTCCTTCCGCACAGTCCACTTCCAGCTGTAAGTTTGTCTTTTTGAGACTCGGCCGCAAGGTGAAGAGCACTTCCTCCAGATGCGCCTTTAAGTTGAAACGGCAGCGTTCTTCCACCATTTGCGAGACCGCTACGTTCTTAAAACTGCTGACCAGCTTGGCCACCCGTTCCAAATTGGGCAGCAAAGCCGCAAAGCCTTCTTTTTGATCCAGGCCGTACTCCTGCATCTGCTTAACGGTCATTTTCTTTTCTTCAAAAGCATTGAGCAGACGCTTCGTGTTTTCTTCCAAATAAGAAGCCGCCATGATGCCGTTGCCCAAAGGCGTATTAATTTCATGCGCCACCCCGGCGACCAGACTGCCCAGCGCCGCCATTTTCTCCGCATCCACCAATTGCGACTGCATCCGCTGCAAACTCTCCAGCATCTCTTTCAGCTCTTCTTCCATACTGCGCCGTTGTCGAACTTCTTCTTCCAAAGAATGATTAGCAAACTGCAACGCCTCATTGGAAGCCACCGCTTCTTCGTTCATTGCGCTCAATTCCTGATTGGATGCCATCAGTTCCTGCGTCCGCAAGTTCACCTTCTCCTCCAACGCTTCGTTCAGCGCAAGCATTTGCCTCTCCGACAGCATGATTTTTCGTGCCACCAAGAGGCCGATCAATAGGAAAATCAGGCCGGCCCAAACGGCAACGACAAGCATGTTTTGCTTCGCGCTTTGCGCCGCGTCCGAAATGGCGGTCGTTTCCTCTTGCACATTGCGCTGATGAAAATCAATGACCATCTTCATCCCATTGTTTATCCGTTCGAGATATAGCATGCTGTTCAATATCTTTTGCTCGGCCTGCGCGTCGTCGCCTCTTTGGCTCGCCGTCACCGCATCGTCGACCAATCGTTTGTAGCCCAGCCAGTTTTCTTTCAGGTATTGGTACAATGCATCTTCACGCGCATCTGTTTTGTCGCCCTGCAGATAGCCTTTGTCAATTTCCGCAATTTGCGCCTCTAACCGGTCATGAAAATAGACTTTTTTTCCTTCGTCCGGCGCTGCAAGCAACTCCGAAACGGAAAGAGGCACTTTATTAATCTTGTTCTGCAGTTCGACAACTTCATGAAAGCCGCTGCGCTGCGCCTGTTCGACGCGCAGCGTGTTTTGCTCGATCAGCGACAGCTGCTTGTAAAAAACAATTTGCGAATAAGCAATGATTGCGAAAACCGTCAGCACCAAGAGCGAGAGCGGTTTTTTGCTTGACTTCATACAATACCTCTCCTCTGCCAGGCACATCGCCTTGCAGTCTTTTCACAACGACTGACCGCCGCAAGCAGCAAAGAGGACGATTCGCAAACCGCCCTCTCTCAAGCTGCCGTGTTATTCCCGGAACATGATCCGCGCCACTTGTTCCAAATGAACCGCCGAATCAGTAAGTTCTTCGATCGACGCTGCAATCTGCTCGGAAGCGGCGGCCTGCCGTTCACTCAA of Azotosporobacter soli contains these proteins:
- a CDS encoding ATP-binding protein, encoding MKSSKKPLSLLVLTVFAIIAYSQIVFYKQLSLIEQNTLRVEQAQRSGFHEVVELQNKINKVPLSVSELLAAPDEGKKVYFHDRLEAQIAEIDKGYLQGDKTDAREDALYQYLKENWLGYKRLVDDAVTASQRGDDAQAEQKILNSMLYLERINNGMKMVIDFHQRNVQEETTAISDAAQSAKQNMLVVAVWAGLIFLLIGLLVARKIMLSERQMLALNEALEEKVNLRTQELMASNQELSAMNEEAVASNEALQFANHSLEEEVRQRRSMEEELKEMLESLQRMQSQLVDAEKMAALGSLVAGVAHEINTPLGNGIMAASYLEENTKRLLNAFEEKKMTVKQMQEYGLDQKEGFAALLPNLERVAKLVSSFKNVAVSQMVEERCRFNLKAHLEEVLFTLRPSLKKTNLQLEVDCAEGVEIESYPGAFAQVISNLVVNAVVHGFAPGEAGTLLFKIREAEGEIVFQFADNGRGMSEEIRQKIFEPFFTTGRTSGGTGLGLFIVYNIVTQKLGGTVECESAPGAGSRFTLRMPKRYVMKKN